One window of Anaeromyxobacter diazotrophicus genomic DNA carries:
- a CDS encoding efflux RND transporter permease subunit, with the protein MSFTDLFIRRPVIAIVVNLVIVIAGVQAMRTLNVRQYPRSENAAITVTTVYVGASADLVRGFITTPLERVIAAADGIDYLESESKQGMSTITAHLRLDFDATKALSEIGSKVDQVRRDLPPEAEIPILNIVSTDSQFASAYLSFSSELLKQNEITDYLVRVVQPRLSALEGVQRADILGARTFAMRIWLKPDRMAALDVSPTQVRRALAANNYLAAVGQTKGALVQVNLTVNTDLRSVKEFQQLAIREKDGAVVRLSDVADVVLGAEDYDTAVNFSGQTAVFVGIWALPNANSLDVIRRVRAEMGSLQKELPEQIKAYIAYDATSYIRSAIRDVESTLRDTLLIVIVVIFLFLGSLRSVLVPVVAIPVSLIGAVFLMQAFGFTLNLLTLLAIVLSVGLVVDDAIVVVENVERHLREGVSPVEAALQGARELVGPILAMTVTLAAVYTPIAFQGGLTGSLFREFALTLAGAVGISGVVALTLSPVMSSALLRRGQEEHGLAGRINRAFDRLRATYVRQLEGVLRARGAIYLAWVVVSVLAGLMFWQSPKELAPAEDQGVIFGVVNTPANSTIDQVMQSTRAVDKAVRSFPETEFTFQITFPNGGFWGMGLKPWDERKATASQLLPQVGAKVAAIPGVQTFPIVPPALPGGGNFPVEFVLASTAEASEVLGFAKQLQEKAAASGMFAFPPLIDVKIDQPETELEIDRDKVAALGLDLQTVGQDLAAAVGGNFVNRFSIGGRSYKVIPQLVRGERLNAAQLADLNVTGPGGQLIKLSSIATLRHSVTPRSLNRFQQLNAVKISGVAVRPLDQALGFLEAEAAKILPNGYNLDYTGESRQLRTEGNKFLPAFLLAVVLIFLVLAAQFNSFRDPFVILAGSVPLGMFGAALMTFLKMPNPNLPSFTNGWTTTLNVYSQVGLVTLVGLVSKNGILIVDFANKAQLEGLSKLDAVKRAAATRLRPILMTSVATVAGHFPLTLVTGPGAAARNSIGLVLVAGMAVGTAFTLFFVPAIYLLIAKDRGPQASASGSSSPSDLASSPSTTVA; encoded by the coding sequence GAGCTTCACCGATCTCTTCATCCGGCGGCCGGTCATCGCGATCGTGGTGAACCTGGTGATCGTGATCGCCGGGGTCCAGGCGATGCGGACGCTCAACGTGCGGCAGTACCCGCGCAGCGAGAACGCCGCCATCACCGTCACCACCGTGTACGTCGGCGCCAGCGCCGACCTGGTGCGCGGGTTCATCACCACCCCGCTCGAGCGCGTCATCGCCGCGGCCGACGGCATCGACTACCTCGAGTCCGAGAGCAAGCAGGGGATGTCCACCATCACGGCCCACCTGCGCCTCGACTTCGACGCCACCAAGGCGCTCTCGGAGATCGGCTCCAAGGTGGACCAGGTCCGCCGCGATCTCCCGCCCGAGGCGGAGATCCCGATCCTCAACATCGTGTCGACGGACAGCCAGTTCGCCTCCGCCTACCTGAGCTTCTCGTCCGAGCTGCTGAAGCAGAACGAGATCACGGACTACCTGGTGCGGGTGGTGCAGCCGCGGCTCTCGGCCCTCGAGGGCGTGCAGCGCGCCGACATCCTCGGCGCGCGCACCTTCGCCATGCGCATCTGGCTGAAGCCGGATCGGATGGCGGCGCTCGACGTGAGCCCGACCCAGGTCCGCCGCGCGCTCGCCGCCAACAACTACCTGGCGGCGGTGGGGCAGACCAAGGGCGCGCTCGTCCAGGTGAACCTGACCGTCAACACCGACCTGCGCTCGGTGAAGGAGTTCCAGCAGCTCGCCATCCGCGAGAAGGACGGGGCGGTGGTGCGCCTCTCCGACGTCGCCGACGTGGTGCTCGGCGCGGAGGACTACGACACCGCCGTCAACTTCAGCGGGCAGACGGCGGTGTTCGTCGGGATCTGGGCGCTCCCCAACGCCAACTCGCTCGACGTCATCCGGCGCGTCCGGGCCGAGATGGGGTCGCTGCAGAAGGAGCTCCCGGAGCAGATCAAGGCCTACATCGCCTACGACGCCACGAGCTACATCCGGAGCGCCATCCGCGACGTCGAGTCGACGCTCCGCGACACCCTCCTCATCGTCATCGTCGTCATCTTCCTCTTCCTCGGCTCGCTGCGCTCGGTGCTGGTGCCGGTGGTGGCCATCCCGGTCTCGCTCATCGGCGCCGTCTTCCTCATGCAGGCGTTCGGGTTCACGCTCAACCTGCTCACGCTGCTCGCCATCGTGCTCTCGGTCGGCCTGGTGGTCGACGACGCCATCGTGGTGGTGGAGAACGTCGAGCGCCACCTGCGCGAGGGGGTCAGCCCGGTCGAGGCGGCGCTGCAGGGGGCGCGCGAGCTGGTCGGCCCCATCCTCGCGATGACCGTCACCCTGGCGGCCGTCTACACGCCCATCGCCTTCCAGGGCGGGCTCACCGGCTCGCTCTTCCGCGAGTTCGCGCTCACGCTGGCCGGCGCGGTCGGCATCTCGGGCGTGGTGGCGCTCACGCTCTCGCCCGTCATGTCGTCGGCGCTCCTGCGCCGCGGGCAGGAGGAGCACGGGCTGGCCGGCCGCATCAACCGCGCCTTCGACCGGCTGCGCGCCACCTACGTCCGGCAGCTCGAGGGCGTGCTGCGCGCGCGCGGCGCCATCTACCTCGCCTGGGTGGTGGTGAGCGTGCTGGCGGGGCTCATGTTCTGGCAGTCGCCCAAGGAGCTGGCGCCGGCGGAGGACCAGGGCGTCATCTTCGGGGTGGTGAACACGCCGGCCAACTCCACCATCGACCAGGTGATGCAGTCGACGCGCGCCGTGGACAAGGCGGTGCGGTCGTTCCCCGAGACCGAGTTCACGTTCCAGATCACCTTCCCGAACGGCGGGTTCTGGGGCATGGGGCTGAAGCCCTGGGACGAGCGCAAGGCCACCGCCTCCCAGCTCCTGCCGCAGGTGGGGGCCAAGGTCGCCGCCATCCCGGGAGTGCAGACGTTCCCCATCGTCCCGCCGGCCCTGCCCGGCGGCGGCAACTTCCCGGTCGAGTTCGTGCTGGCCTCCACCGCCGAGGCCTCCGAGGTGCTCGGCTTCGCGAAGCAGCTCCAGGAGAAGGCGGCCGCGAGCGGCATGTTCGCGTTCCCGCCCCTCATCGACGTCAAGATCGACCAGCCGGAGACCGAGCTCGAGATCGACCGCGACAAGGTGGCGGCCCTCGGCCTCGACCTGCAGACGGTCGGCCAGGACCTGGCGGCGGCCGTCGGCGGCAACTTCGTGAACCGGTTCAGCATCGGCGGCCGCAGCTACAAGGTCATCCCGCAGCTCGTGCGCGGCGAGCGGCTCAACGCGGCCCAGCTCGCGGACCTCAACGTGACCGGGCCGGGCGGACAGCTCATCAAGCTCTCGTCGATCGCGACCCTGCGCCACAGCGTCACCCCGCGCTCGCTCAACCGCTTCCAGCAGCTCAACGCGGTCAAGATCAGCGGCGTGGCGGTGCGCCCGCTCGACCAGGCGCTGGGGTTCCTCGAGGCCGAGGCGGCCAAGATCCTGCCCAACGGCTACAACCTCGACTACACCGGCGAGTCGCGGCAGCTCCGCACCGAGGGGAACAAGTTCCTGCCCGCCTTCCTCCTGGCGGTGGTCCTGATCTTCCTGGTGCTGGCGGCGCAGTTCAACAGCTTCCGGGACCCGTTCGTCATCCTGGCCGGCTCCGTCCCGCTCGGCATGTTCGGCGCCGCCCTGATGACCTTCCTCAAGATGCCCAACCCGAACCTGCCGTCCTTCACGAACGGCTGGACCACCACCCTCAACGTCTACTCGCAGGTGGGGCTCGTCACGCTGGTCGGGCTCGTCTCGAAGAACGGCATCCTCATCGTCGACTTCGCCAACAAGGCGCAGCTCGAGGGCCTCAGCAAGCTCGACGCGGTGAAGCGGGCGGCCGCCACCCGGCTCCGACCCATCCTCATGACGAGCGTGGCCACGGTGGCGGGGCACTTCCCGCTCACCCTGGTGACCGGGCCGGGCGCGGCGGCGCGCAACAGCATCGGCCTGGTGCTGGTGGCGGGGATGGCGGTGGGCACGGCCTTCACCCTCTTCTTCGTGCCCGCCATCTACCTGCTCATCGCCAAGGACCGCGGCCCTCAGGCCTCGGCGTCGGGCAGCTCCAGCCCCTCCGACTTGGCGAGCTCGCCCAGCACCACCGTCGCGTAG
- the truD gene encoding tRNA pseudouridine(13) synthase TruD — MTLPFVTADLPGSGGAVKASPEDFRVDEVPAYLPQGTGPHLWLRVEKRDRTTRDVVRALAAALGVPDREAGWAGMKDRAAVTTQWLSFPVARDPDPASLAGDGFRVLEASRHQNKLRTGHLRGNVFAAVVRGGDLARAQACAAALQARGLANFFGAQRFGAAGRNAEVGRKLLLGDARDPEVRRALRDRFLRRLVLSAWQSRVFNAWLAERLRDGLFATALAGDVLKKLDSGGVFTCEDPAADGPRVERFEVSPAGPMFGHKLKPAAGEALRREERLLAAEGLGPADLARGGGETEGTRRPGRLPVAVELEPVEGGYRARFELPRGSYATVVLGELAKSEGLELPDAEA, encoded by the coding sequence GTGACCCTGCCCTTCGTCACCGCCGACCTGCCCGGCTCGGGCGGCGCCGTGAAGGCCTCGCCGGAGGACTTCCGCGTCGACGAGGTCCCGGCCTACCTGCCGCAGGGGACCGGCCCGCACCTGTGGCTGCGGGTCGAGAAGCGCGACCGCACCACCCGCGACGTGGTGCGCGCGCTGGCGGCGGCGCTGGGGGTGCCCGACCGCGAGGCGGGCTGGGCCGGGATGAAGGACCGCGCCGCGGTCACCACCCAGTGGCTCTCCTTCCCGGTGGCGCGCGACCCCGATCCGGCCTCGCTGGCCGGCGACGGCTTCCGCGTGCTGGAGGCCTCGCGCCACCAGAACAAGCTCCGGACGGGCCACCTGCGCGGCAACGTCTTCGCGGCCGTGGTGCGCGGCGGCGATCTCGCGCGCGCCCAGGCCTGCGCCGCCGCGCTCCAGGCGCGCGGGCTCGCCAACTTCTTCGGCGCCCAGCGCTTCGGCGCCGCCGGGCGGAACGCGGAGGTGGGGCGCAAGCTCCTCCTCGGCGACGCGCGCGACCCCGAGGTGCGCCGCGCGCTGCGCGACCGCTTCCTGCGGCGGCTGGTGCTGTCGGCCTGGCAGTCGCGGGTCTTCAACGCCTGGCTGGCGGAGCGGCTGCGCGACGGCCTCTTCGCGACCGCGCTCGCCGGCGACGTCCTGAAGAAGCTCGACTCGGGCGGCGTCTTCACCTGCGAGGACCCGGCCGCCGACGGGCCGCGCGTGGAGCGGTTCGAGGTGTCGCCGGCCGGGCCCATGTTCGGGCACAAGCTCAAGCCCGCCGCGGGCGAGGCGCTCCGCCGCGAGGAGCGCCTGCTCGCCGCCGAGGGGCTCGGCCCGGCCGACCTGGCGCGCGGCGGCGGCGAGACCGAGGGGACGCGCCGCCCCGGCCGGCTCCCGGTGGCCGTGGAGCTCGAGCCGGTGGAGGGCGGCTACCGCGCCCGCTTCGAGCTGCCGCGCGGCTCCTACGCGACGGTGGTGCTGGGCGAGCTCGCCAAGTCGGAGGGGCTGGAGCTGCCCGACGCCGAGGCCTGA
- a CDS encoding DUF4388 domain-containing protein — MPLHVDIDAHGRIVPQDDQARRLLADRAGRFELLPSAPDLLLGRRTPAAGGASQRPRCVLAGDLAAFPIADFIAFVHQSRLSGLLRVAAAGGDRTVVFREGEVRGAHSQAAGERLGEIAVRLGYLRPAGLEQALRAAAGPAGLGKALVDGGLVSAPDLWKCLHEQVAAVFHAILLSREGVFTLLDEEAPELGTPLSVNTQSLLMDGIRRIDELSLFRARIPGPEAFLRRREPKVPITLQPVERELLGLVDGRRTVAEVAQRAHLSPFDATKVLYHLAEAGYLEASAQPLGARGQSPDERAGAIGEGMAGILREVAVAVEAAGGREPFLAAVRAFLADPAGRFAFAWTGIAPARDGAVDPAAVRANVEAARVSDDDGDRLTVLFDALHELVLFYLFQSGELLARAEDERLGREVKERFEALAELR; from the coding sequence ATGCCGCTCCACGTCGACATCGACGCCCACGGCCGGATCGTGCCGCAGGACGACCAGGCGCGGCGGCTGCTCGCCGACCGCGCCGGCCGGTTCGAGCTCTTGCCGTCCGCGCCCGACCTGCTCCTCGGCCGCCGCACCCCGGCCGCCGGCGGCGCCTCGCAGCGCCCGCGCTGCGTGCTGGCGGGCGACCTGGCGGCGTTCCCCATCGCCGACTTCATCGCCTTCGTCCACCAGTCGCGGCTCTCCGGCCTCCTCAGGGTGGCGGCCGCCGGCGGGGACCGCACGGTCGTCTTCCGCGAGGGCGAGGTGCGCGGGGCGCACTCCCAGGCCGCCGGCGAGCGCCTGGGGGAGATCGCGGTGCGGCTCGGGTACCTCCGGCCGGCGGGGCTCGAGCAGGCGCTCCGCGCCGCCGCCGGGCCCGCCGGGCTCGGCAAGGCGCTCGTCGACGGGGGCCTCGTCTCCGCGCCCGACCTCTGGAAGTGCCTGCACGAGCAGGTGGCGGCGGTGTTCCACGCCATCCTCCTCTCGCGCGAGGGCGTGTTCACGCTCCTCGACGAGGAGGCGCCGGAGCTCGGCACGCCGCTCTCCGTGAACACCCAGTCGCTCCTCATGGACGGCATCCGGCGCATCGACGAGCTGAGCCTGTTCCGGGCGCGCATCCCCGGGCCGGAGGCGTTCCTGCGCCGGCGCGAGCCCAAGGTGCCGATCACGCTCCAGCCGGTCGAGCGGGAGCTCCTGGGGCTGGTGGACGGCCGGCGCACGGTGGCCGAGGTGGCGCAGCGCGCGCACCTCTCCCCGTTCGACGCCACCAAGGTGCTCTACCACCTGGCGGAGGCCGGCTACCTGGAGGCGTCGGCCCAGCCGCTCGGCGCCCGAGGGCAGTCGCCGGACGAGCGCGCCGGCGCCATCGGCGAGGGGATGGCCGGCATCCTGCGCGAGGTGGCGGTGGCGGTCGAGGCGGCGGGCGGCCGCGAGCCCTTCCTGGCCGCGGTCCGCGCCTTCCTCGCCGATCCGGCCGGCCGCTTCGCCTTCGCCTGGACCGGCATCGCCCCCGCCCGCGACGGCGCCGTCGACCCGGCGGCGGTGCGGGCGAACGTGGAGGCGGCGCGGGTCTCCGACGACGACGGCGATCGCCTGACGGTGCTCTTCGACGCGCTGCACGAGCTCGTCCTGTTCTACCTGTTCCAGAGCGGGGAGCTGCTCGCGCGCGCCGAGGACGAGCGGCTCGGGCGCGAGGTGAAGGAGCGCTTCGAGGCGCTGGCGGAGCTCCGGTGA
- a CDS encoding DsbA family protein, with protein sequence MPLFPSAALALLLAAAAPAAAAPAADELPGVDLSGLTPAQAEVVRRVAADEFCHCGCPHTLAGCLREHKGCKHAPRMASLVVRLAGQGLGTGEVLRALTAYYAAFDPARRAKLDVAGFGPALGSPAAKVTLVEFSDFTCPFCQALRPELERFVREHEGRLKLVYKPFPIASHPRAQEAALAGEWARDHGLFWPMHDRLFSHPHELSDDDLAADARALGGDPDDLLAAIAEGRRRGRIAASQAEARAGGLVGTPTLFLNGRRLELGPVKDALDLLLFALEDEEEWLRAGHFERD encoded by the coding sequence ATGCCCCTATTCCCCAGCGCCGCCCTCGCCCTCCTCCTCGCCGCCGCGGCGCCCGCGGCCGCGGCGCCGGCCGCCGACGAGCTGCCGGGCGTCGATCTCTCGGGCCTCACCCCGGCCCAGGCCGAGGTGGTGCGGCGCGTGGCGGCCGACGAGTTCTGCCACTGCGGGTGCCCGCACACGCTCGCGGGCTGCCTGCGCGAGCACAAGGGCTGCAAGCACGCGCCGCGGATGGCGTCGCTGGTGGTGCGCCTCGCGGGCCAGGGGCTCGGCACGGGCGAGGTGCTGCGCGCGCTCACCGCCTACTACGCCGCGTTCGACCCGGCGCGGCGCGCCAAGCTCGACGTGGCGGGCTTCGGCCCCGCGCTCGGGAGCCCCGCGGCCAAGGTCACGCTGGTCGAGTTCTCCGACTTCACCTGCCCCTTCTGCCAGGCGCTCCGGCCCGAGCTGGAGCGCTTCGTGCGCGAGCACGAGGGGCGGCTGAAGCTCGTCTACAAGCCGTTCCCCATCGCCAGCCACCCGCGCGCCCAGGAGGCGGCGCTGGCGGGCGAGTGGGCGCGGGACCACGGGCTGTTCTGGCCCATGCACGACCGCCTCTTCTCGCACCCGCACGAGCTCTCGGACGACGACCTGGCCGCGGACGCGCGCGCGCTGGGCGGGGACCCGGACGACCTGCTGGCCGCGATCGCGGAGGGCCGCCGGCGCGGCCGCATCGCCGCCTCGCAGGCCGAGGCGCGCGCCGGCGGGCTGGTCGGGACGCCGACGCTGTTCCTGAACGGCCGGCGGCTGGAGCTCGGCCCGGTCAAGGACGCCCTCGACCTCCTGCTCTTCGCGCTCGAGGACGAGGAGGAGTGGCTCCGCGCCGGGCACTTCGAGCGCGACTAG
- a CDS encoding radical SAM protein, giving the protein MRRAGVGPPPPGAAPLERGAVRKDPGGKLRVALVYPNTYRVGMANLGLHAVYRLFNAHPRTACERAFLPEAPDEAPRTVESGQPLADNDVVAFSLSFEEDYRHVLALLDRAGLPLRAADRDARHPLVVAGGIAVQINPEPVAPFFDLLLVGEGEELCAPFLDQLAGGARDRTRPALLAELARLPGSYVPSLYEVEYADTAAPAGAWVTRFEPKEGAPARVVRRYVEDLRTVPTSRVVDSPDAQFGDLFLTEVARGCLWGCRFCAAGFVQRPYREVDLETLRAEARRGLAAGLRVGLVGPDTSDYSGLDALTCSIAEEGGTFSPSSLRVDAITPALAGRMAAGGERSITLAPEAGTERLRRVINKDFPDDLVVKAAEHALGQGMQHVKMYFMCGLPTETDEDVLGMARLAVRIREEVMLPRAKATGRMGRLSLSVNPFIPKPWTPFQWAPMAERGCLEAKRKLLERELRPRGIDVEMMSPREAFLQALLSRGDRRVADLLELAHREAGGDLRKALARWGHAPEYFASREIGVDEALPWDFLDQGLTKKYLARELRRGVGAKVTPKCQVETCRACGLACADHPELLQPLRPPALAAGPLAGG; this is encoded by the coding sequence ATGCGTAGGGCGGGGGTGGGTCCCCCGCCGCCCGGCGCCGCGCCGCTCGAGCGCGGCGCGGTGCGGAAGGACCCCGGCGGCAAGCTGCGGGTGGCGCTCGTCTACCCGAACACCTACCGCGTCGGGATGGCCAACCTCGGCCTCCACGCCGTGTACCGGCTCTTCAACGCCCACCCGCGCACGGCCTGCGAGCGCGCCTTCCTGCCCGAGGCGCCGGACGAGGCGCCGCGCACCGTCGAGTCGGGCCAGCCGCTCGCCGACAACGACGTGGTCGCGTTCTCGCTCTCGTTCGAGGAGGACTACCGGCACGTCCTCGCGCTCCTCGACCGCGCCGGGCTGCCGCTCCGCGCCGCCGACCGCGACGCGCGCCACCCGCTGGTTGTGGCGGGCGGGATCGCGGTGCAGATCAACCCGGAGCCGGTGGCGCCCTTCTTCGACCTGCTCCTGGTGGGCGAGGGCGAGGAGCTGTGCGCGCCCTTCCTCGACCAGCTCGCGGGCGGCGCCCGCGACCGCACGCGCCCGGCGCTCCTCGCCGAGCTGGCGCGCCTGCCGGGCAGCTACGTGCCCTCGCTCTACGAGGTGGAGTACGCCGACACCGCCGCGCCCGCGGGCGCCTGGGTGACGCGGTTCGAGCCGAAGGAGGGCGCGCCGGCGCGGGTGGTGCGGCGCTACGTCGAGGACCTGCGGACCGTCCCCACCTCGCGCGTGGTGGACTCGCCCGACGCGCAGTTCGGCGACCTCTTCCTCACCGAGGTGGCGCGCGGCTGCCTCTGGGGGTGCCGCTTCTGCGCCGCCGGCTTCGTGCAGCGACCCTACCGCGAGGTGGACCTCGAGACCCTCCGGGCGGAGGCGCGCCGCGGCCTCGCGGCGGGGCTGCGGGTGGGCCTGGTGGGCCCGGACACGAGCGACTACAGCGGCCTCGACGCGCTCACCTGCTCCATCGCCGAGGAGGGCGGGACCTTCAGCCCGTCGTCCCTGCGGGTGGACGCCATCACCCCCGCGCTGGCGGGGCGCATGGCAGCCGGCGGCGAGCGCTCCATCACCCTCGCGCCGGAGGCCGGGACCGAGCGGCTGCGCCGGGTCATCAACAAGGACTTCCCGGACGACCTGGTGGTGAAGGCGGCCGAGCACGCGCTCGGGCAGGGCATGCAGCACGTGAAGATGTACTTCATGTGCGGGCTGCCCACCGAGACCGACGAGGACGTGCTCGGGATGGCGCGCCTCGCCGTACGCATCCGCGAGGAGGTCATGCTTCCGCGCGCCAAGGCGACCGGGCGCATGGGGCGCCTCTCGCTCTCCGTGAACCCCTTCATCCCCAAGCCGTGGACGCCGTTCCAGTGGGCGCCCATGGCGGAGCGGGGCTGCCTCGAGGCGAAGCGCAAGCTCCTCGAGCGCGAGCTGCGCCCGCGCGGCATCGACGTCGAGATGATGAGCCCGCGGGAGGCGTTCCTGCAGGCGCTGCTCTCGCGCGGCGACCGCCGCGTCGCCGACCTGCTGGAGCTCGCCCACCGCGAGGCGGGCGGCGACCTCAGGAAGGCGCTCGCGCGCTGGGGCCACGCCCCGGAGTACTTCGCCAGCCGCGAGATCGGCGTGGACGAGGCGCTCCCCTGGGACTTCCTCGACCAGGGGCTCACGAAGAAGTACCTCGCCCGGGAGCTCCGGCGCGGCGTGGGCGCGAAGGTGACCCCCAAGTGCCAGGTCGAGACCTGCCGCGCCTGCGGCCTCGCCTGCGCCGACCACCCGGAGCTCCTCCAGCCGCTGCGCCCGCCGGCGCTCGCCGCCGGGCCGCTCGCCGGCGGGTGA
- the tadA gene encoding tRNA adenosine(34) deaminase TadA → MTVEEAMDEALALARAAGEAGEVPVGAVALHEGAIVGRGANRRETDRDPTAHAELLAIQEAARALGRWRLAGVTLVVTLEPCAMCAGAMVLARIDRLVYGADDPKAGAAGSLTDLTADPRLNHRFPVERGLQAEACSELLKAFFRARRG, encoded by the coding sequence GTGACCGTCGAGGAGGCCATGGACGAGGCGCTCGCGCTGGCGCGCGCCGCGGGGGAGGCGGGCGAGGTGCCGGTCGGCGCCGTGGCGCTGCACGAGGGCGCGATCGTCGGCCGGGGCGCGAACCGGCGCGAGACGGACCGCGACCCGACCGCCCACGCGGAGCTGCTCGCCATCCAGGAGGCGGCCCGCGCCCTCGGGCGCTGGCGCCTCGCGGGCGTGACCCTGGTCGTGACCCTCGAGCCGTGCGCGATGTGCGCCGGCGCGATGGTGCTCGCCCGGATCGACCGGCTCGTCTACGGCGCGGACGACCCCAAGGCGGGCGCGGCGGGCTCGCTCACCGATCTGACCGCGGATCCGCGCCTCAACCACCGCTTCCCGGTGGAGCGCGGGCTCCAGGCGGAGGCGTGCAGCGAGCTCCTCAAGGCGTTCTTCCGCGCCCGGCGGGGGTAG
- the dnaX gene encoding DNA polymerase III subunit gamma/tau, giving the protein MAYLVLARKYRPQTFEEMSGQEHVVRTLSNALKSGQLAHAFLFTGPRGVGKTTSARLVAKCLDCVEGPTATPCGVCAPCVEIAEGRSVDVIEIDAASNNGVDNVRDIVEAVKYRPARDRFKVFIVDEVHMLSAGAFNALLKTLEEPPEHVKFVLATTDVHKVPETIVSRCQRFDFRRLTQQQLVAQLRKVADAERLAVSDAALALVARSAEGGMRDALSMLDQVRAACGDSASDAEVAEAVGAVDAGAVGRIAGALVGRDGAAVLAELAGLHARGQEMKRVAEELVRHLRDVVVAKLVPQAPLDRTDAERREVLAQAEAAPAAQLTRLFDLVQAAVAEVKVAEQPRYALEVALLKACFLAPGAEVQELLARLDGLGTGGGAPRGGSGSALAGGTPGCAAGTKPSAPAARPSSTATAAASSTATSTATSMAKAPAPPAAPREPAPSPSSGAKDDPAAPAADRWRAAVAEVERASPALANALKHAVLTGLTDGEVAVRMSPGMPLSTVERRRADIEALFARHFGRPVRLELAKAPPGAEPAAPSPAAAPQSLAQAEQAERAARTSRVTGAARAHPGIQQATRILDGEVTKIEEL; this is encoded by the coding sequence ATGGCTTACCTCGTCCTCGCGCGCAAGTACCGCCCTCAGACCTTCGAGGAGATGTCGGGCCAGGAGCACGTGGTCCGCACGCTCTCGAACGCGCTCAAGAGCGGGCAGCTCGCGCACGCCTTCCTCTTCACCGGGCCGCGCGGGGTGGGGAAGACGACGAGCGCCCGCCTGGTCGCGAAGTGCCTCGACTGCGTGGAGGGGCCGACCGCCACCCCGTGCGGCGTGTGCGCGCCCTGCGTCGAGATCGCCGAGGGGCGCTCGGTCGACGTGATCGAGATCGACGCCGCCTCCAACAACGGCGTCGACAACGTCCGCGACATCGTCGAGGCGGTGAAGTACCGGCCGGCGCGCGACCGCTTCAAGGTCTTCATCGTGGACGAGGTCCACATGCTCTCGGCGGGCGCGTTCAACGCGCTCCTCAAGACGCTGGAGGAGCCGCCGGAGCACGTGAAGTTCGTGCTCGCCACCACCGACGTCCACAAGGTGCCCGAGACCATCGTCTCGCGCTGCCAGCGCTTCGACTTCCGCCGCCTCACCCAGCAGCAGCTCGTGGCGCAGCTCCGCAAGGTGGCGGACGCCGAGCGGCTCGCCGTCTCCGACGCGGCGCTGGCGCTGGTGGCCCGGAGCGCCGAGGGCGGCATGCGCGACGCGCTCTCGATGCTCGACCAGGTGCGCGCCGCCTGCGGGGACAGCGCCTCCGACGCGGAGGTGGCCGAGGCGGTGGGGGCGGTGGACGCCGGGGCGGTCGGCCGCATCGCGGGCGCGCTCGTCGGCCGCGACGGCGCGGCGGTGCTGGCCGAGCTGGCGGGCCTGCACGCGCGCGGGCAGGAGATGAAGCGGGTCGCCGAGGAGCTGGTGCGGCACCTGCGCGACGTGGTCGTGGCGAAGCTCGTGCCCCAGGCGCCGCTCGACCGGACCGACGCGGAGCGGCGCGAGGTGCTGGCCCAGGCGGAGGCCGCTCCCGCCGCGCAGCTCACGCGGCTCTTCGACCTGGTGCAGGCCGCGGTGGCCGAGGTGAAGGTCGCCGAGCAGCCGCGCTACGCGCTCGAGGTGGCGCTCCTCAAGGCGTGCTTCCTGGCGCCGGGGGCGGAGGTGCAGGAGCTCCTGGCGCGGCTCGACGGCCTCGGGACCGGCGGCGGCGCGCCGCGCGGCGGCAGCGGCAGCGCGCTCGCGGGCGGGACGCCGGGGTGCGCGGCGGGGACGAAGCCGTCGGCTCCGGCCGCCAGGCCGAGCTCGACCGCGACGGCGGCCGCGAGCTCGACCGCGACTTCGACCGCGACCTCGATGGCGAAAGCCCCCGCGCCCCCGGCCGCGCCCCGAGAGCCGGCCCCGAGCCCGTCCTCGGGCGCGAAGGACGACCCCGCCGCCCCGGCCGCCGACCGCTGGCGCGCCGCCGTGGCCGAGGTCGAGCGGGCGAGCCCCGCGCTCGCGAACGCCCTCAAGCACGCCGTGCTGACCGGCCTCACGGACGGCGAGGTGGCGGTCCGGATGTCCCCCGGGATGCCGCTCTCCACCGTGGAGCGGCGCCGCGCCGACATCGAGGCGCTCTTCGCGCGGCACTTCGGGCGGCCGGTCCGGCTCGAGCTCGCCAAGGCGCCCCCCGGCGCCGAGCCGGCCGCACCCTCTCCCGCCGCCGCGCCGCAGTCGCTCGCCCAGGCCGAGCAGGCGGAGCGCGCCGCCCGCACCTCCCGCGTGACCGGCGCCGCCCGCGCCCACCCCGGGATCCAGCAGGCCACCCGCATCCTGGACGGCGAAGTCACGAAGATCGAGGAGCTCTAA
- a CDS encoding YbaB/EbfC family nucleoid-associated protein — MDIQHLMRQARKLEKAMADARASLDQIAVEAESGGGLVKVKMDGRCNLLKLEIDAKAIDPADKGMLEDLVTAAVNAGAEKARAAADEHLKKSTGGIQVPGLPY, encoded by the coding sequence ATCGACATCCAGCACCTCATGCGGCAGGCGCGCAAGCTCGAGAAGGCCATGGCCGACGCGCGCGCCTCGCTCGACCAGATCGCCGTCGAGGCGGAGAGCGGCGGCGGGCTCGTCAAGGTGAAGATGGACGGGCGCTGCAACCTGCTCAAGCTCGAGATCGACGCCAAGGCGATCGACCCGGCCGACAAGGGGATGCTCGAGGACCTCGTCACCGCCGCCGTCAACGCCGGCGCGGAGAAGGCGCGCGCCGCGGCGGACGAGCACCTCAAGAAGTCCACCGGCGGCATCCAGGTCCCGGGCCTGCCCTACTAG